A stretch of Haemophilus influenzae DNA encodes these proteins:
- a CDS encoding DeoR/GlpR family DNA-binding transcription regulator, whose amino-acid sequence MNYRDELILQWVNQQGKASVIELAQHCDISVETIRRDLNKLANKGLLHRTHGGAVSNKTKDLGSFFQTRKHINATAKRHIAQKALDLLYENAVIGLDASSTSWYFAYLMPDIPCTVVTNSMFNINALVNKSNVKTIVTGGVYSAKYEAFYGPLSEYLLQRLHINFSVFSCSGIDKNGNIWESNELNASLKRKMMEASERAYLLIDSSKFEKTSLIQLADLSKINTIFSDRSLPDNLQKYCEQHDIMTVL is encoded by the coding sequence ATGAATTATCGTGATGAATTAATTTTACAATGGGTAAATCAACAAGGAAAAGCCAGCGTAATAGAACTTGCACAGCATTGTGATATTTCGGTGGAAACCATTCGTCGCGATTTGAACAAATTAGCGAACAAAGGCTTATTGCACCGAACCCACGGAGGAGCAGTGAGTAATAAAACCAAAGATTTAGGTTCATTTTTCCAAACTCGAAAACATATTAATGCAACAGCTAAACGACATATTGCCCAAAAAGCCTTGGATTTGCTATATGAAAATGCCGTTATAGGTTTAGATGCAAGCTCAACAAGTTGGTATTTTGCTTATTTAATGCCCGATATTCCTTGTACAGTAGTAACCAATTCAATGTTTAACATTAATGCCCTAGTTAATAAATCCAATGTTAAAACTATTGTTACTGGCGGAGTTTATTCAGCAAAATATGAAGCATTTTACGGTCCCTTATCTGAGTACTTATTACAACGATTACATATTAATTTTTCAGTGTTTTCTTGTTCAGGAATTGATAAAAACGGTAATATCTGGGAATCAAACGAGCTGAATGCCTCTTTAAAACGAAAAATGATGGAAGCTTCAGAACGTGCTTATTTGTTAATTGATTCTTCTAAATTTGAAAAAACAAGTTTGATTCAACTTGCCGATTTAAGCAAAATTAATACCATTTTTTCTGATCGGTCACTTCCCGATAACTTACAAAAATATTGTGAGCAACACGATATAATGACCGTTTTATAA
- a CDS encoding MetQ/NlpA family lipoprotein, with protein sequence MKLKQLFAITAIASALVLTGCKEDKKPEAAAAPLKIKVGVMSGPEHQVAEIAAKVAKEKYGLDVQFVEFNDYALPNEAVSKGDLDANAMQHKPYLDEDAKAKNLNNLVIVGNTFVYPLAGYSKKIKNVNELQDGAKVVVPNDPTNRGRALILLEKQGLIKLKDANNLLSTVLDIVENPKKLNITEVDTSVAARALDDVDLAVVNNTYAGQVGLNAQDDGVFVEDKDSPYVNIIVSRTDNKDSKAVQDFVKSYQTEEVYQEAQKHFKDGVVKGW encoded by the coding sequence ATGAAATTAAAACAACTTTTTGCAATCACTGCAATCGCATCAGCTCTCGTTTTAACAGGCTGTAAAGAAGACAAAAAACCTGAAGCTGCAGCAGCACCGCTTAAAATCAAAGTTGGTGTAATGTCTGGTCCTGAGCATCAAGTTGCAGAAATTGCAGCAAAAGTCGCTAAAGAAAAATACGGTTTAGACGTTCAATTCGTTGAATTCAATGACTACGCATTACCAAATGAAGCTGTATCTAAAGGTGATTTAGATGCAAACGCAATGCAACATAAACCTTATTTAGATGAAGATGCAAAAGCGAAAAATTTAAATAACTTAGTTATCGTGGGTAATACTTTCGTCTATCCATTAGCGGGTTATTCTAAAAAAATCAAAAATGTGAATGAATTACAAGACGGTGCTAAAGTTGTTGTTCCTAACGATCCAACAAACCGTGGTCGTGCATTAATTCTTCTTGAAAAACAAGGTTTAATCAAATTAAAAGATGCAAATAACCTTCTTTCAACTGTATTAGATATTGTTGAAAATCCGAAAAAATTAAACATCACTGAAGTAGATACTTCTGTTGCGGCACGCGCATTAGACGACGTTGATTTAGCTGTAGTAAACAATACTTATGCGGGTCAAGTAGGCTTAAATGCTCAAGATGACGGTGTATTTGTAGAAGATAAAGATTCGCCATATGTGAACATTATCGTTTCTCGTACCGATAACAAAGACAGCAAAGCTGTTCAAGATTTCGTAAAATCTTACCAAACAGAAGAAGTTTACCAAGAAGCTCAAAAACACTTTAAAGATGGCGTTGTAAAAGGTTGGTAA
- the rluA gene encoding bifunctional tRNA pseudouridine(32) synthase/23S rRNA pseudouridine(746) synthase RluA, with the protein MALIEYNPPLEPYLDIIYQDNHLCVVNKPSGLLSVPGNQPQYYDSVMSRVKEKFGFCEPAHRLDMATSGIIVFALSKAADRELKRQFREREPKKHYQAIVWGHLENDYGEVNLPMICDWENRPRQRLDFVLGKRAVTKFEVLARLPNNSTRVKLTPVTGRSHQLRLHMLALGHPILGDKFYSHPQAKVMSPRLCLHAEELTITHPITGETMTFNAKSDF; encoded by the coding sequence ATGGCATTGATTGAATACAATCCGCCCCTTGAACCTTATTTGGATATTATTTATCAAGATAATCATTTGTGCGTGGTGAACAAACCTAGCGGTTTGCTTTCTGTGCCGGGTAATCAACCACAATATTACGATAGCGTAATGAGTCGAGTAAAAGAAAAATTCGGTTTTTGTGAGCCTGCGCATCGTTTGGATATGGCAACGAGCGGTATTATTGTGTTTGCTTTAAGTAAGGCGGCGGATCGTGAATTAAAACGTCAATTTCGCGAACGTGAACCGAAAAAACACTATCAAGCGATTGTTTGGGGGCATTTGGAGAACGATTATGGCGAGGTAAATTTGCCAATGATTTGTGATTGGGAAAATCGACCTCGCCAACGTTTGGATTTCGTTTTAGGAAAAAGAGCGGTCACAAAATTTGAAGTTTTAGCACGTTTGCCGAATAACAGTACTCGCGTGAAACTGACGCCCGTGACAGGCAGATCTCATCAATTACGCTTGCACATGTTAGCATTGGGGCATCCAATTCTAGGTGATAAATTTTATTCTCATCCACAGGCTAAAGTTATGTCGCCAAGATTATGCTTGCACGCAGAAGAATTGACGATTACCCACCCCATTACAGGGGAAACAATGACTTTTAATGCGAAGTCCGATTTTTAA
- the metN gene encoding methionine ABC transporter ATP-binding protein MetN — protein sequence MIKLNNITKIFELPNKKLTALDNVSLNIEKGQICGVIGASGAGKSTLIRCVNLLEKPTSGSVIVDGVELTKLSDRELVLARRQIGMIFQHFNLLSSRTVFENVALPLELESESKAKIQEKITALLDLVGLSEKRDAYPSNLSGGQKQRVAIARALASDPKVLLCDEATSALDPATTQSILQLLKEINRTLGITILLITHEMEVVKQICDQVAVIDQGRLVEQGTVGEIFANPKTELAQEFIRSTFHISLPDEYLENLTDTPKHSKAYPIIKFEFTGRSVDAPLLSQASKKFGVELSILTSQIDYAGGVKFGYTIAEVEGDEDAITQTKVYLMENNVRVEVLGYVQ from the coding sequence ATGATTAAGCTAAATAATATTACGAAAATTTTTGAGCTACCGAACAAAAAATTGACTGCGCTTGATAATGTTTCGTTGAATATCGAAAAAGGTCAAATCTGTGGCGTAATTGGTGCATCTGGTGCAGGAAAAAGTACATTAATTCGCTGTGTGAACTTATTAGAAAAACCGACAAGCGGTTCCGTTATTGTTGATGGCGTAGAATTAACAAAACTTTCTGATCGCGAATTAGTACTTGCTCGTCGTCAAATTGGAATGATTTTTCAGCATTTCAATTTACTAAGTTCTCGCACCGTATTTGAAAACGTGGCATTACCCTTAGAATTGGAAAGTGAGTCAAAAGCAAAAATCCAAGAAAAAATTACCGCACTTTTAGATCTTGTTGGTTTAAGTGAAAAACGTGATGCTTACCCAAGCAATCTTTCTGGCGGGCAAAAACAACGCGTAGCCATTGCACGTGCCTTAGCGAGCGATCCTAAAGTCTTATTATGTGATGAAGCAACGAGCGCATTAGATCCTGCAACGACGCAATCTATTCTGCAATTATTAAAAGAAATTAACCGCACTTTAGGTATTACAATTTTGTTGATTACCCATGAAATGGAAGTTGTTAAACAGATTTGTGATCAAGTTGCTGTCATTGATCAAGGTCGCCTAGTTGAACAAGGTACTGTCGGTGAAATTTTTGCAAACCCTAAAACAGAATTAGCACAAGAGTTTATTCGTTCGACCTTCCACATCAGTCTACCTGATGAATATTTGGAAAATCTTACTGATACACCGAAACACAGCAAAGCGTATCCAATCATCAAATTTGAGTTTACGGGTCGCTCAGTCGATGCACCGTTACTTTCTCAAGCATCAAAAAAATTTGGCGTGGAGCTCAGTATCTTAACCTCACAAATTGATTATGCTGGAGGCGTGAAATTTGGTTATACCATTGCTGAAGTAGAAGGCGATGAAGATGCCATTACGCAAACCAAAGTTTATTTAATGGAAAACAACGTGCGCGTGGAGGTGCTTGGTTATGTTCAATGA
- the gmhB gene encoding D-glycero-beta-D-manno-heptose 1,7-bisphosphate 7-phosphatase: MNKAIFLDRDGTLNIDYGYVHEIDNFKFIDGAIDALRELKKMGYMLVLVTNQSGIARGYFSEDQFLQLTEWMDWSLAEQDVDLDGIYYCPHHSEGKGEYKEDCDCRKPKSGMLLQAIKELKIDPTQSIMVGDKVEDLKAGIGAKVKMNVLVRTGKPVTGEGEGIADYVLDSIVDLPRILKRLKK, from the coding sequence ATGAATAAGGCTATTTTTTTAGATCGCGATGGCACGTTAAATATTGATTATGGTTATGTACACGAAATTGATAACTTTAAATTTATTGATGGTGCGATTGATGCATTGCGAGAATTAAAGAAAATGGGATATATGTTGGTATTAGTGACCAACCAGTCGGGCATTGCACGTGGTTATTTTTCTGAGGATCAGTTTTTACAATTAACAGAATGGATGGATTGGTCGTTAGCTGAACAAGATGTGGATTTGGATGGCATTTACTATTGTCCACATCATTCTGAGGGAAAGGGCGAATATAAAGAAGATTGTGATTGTCGGAAGCCTAAATCGGGAATGTTATTGCAAGCGATCAAAGAATTAAAGATCGATCCTACGCAATCTATTATGGTTGGAGATAAAGTTGAAGACCTAAAAGCGGGGATTGGTGCGAAGGTAAAAATGAACGTATTAGTTCGTACTGGTAAACCAGTAACAGGGGAAGGAGAAGGAATAGCGGATTATGTGTTAGATTCTATCGTAGATCTTCCGAGAATTTTAAAACGCTTAAAAAAATAG
- a CDS encoding rhomboid family intramembrane serine protease has protein sequence MKNFLAQQGKITLILTALCVLIYLAQQLGFEDDIMYLMHYPAYEEQDSEVWRYISHTLVHLSNLHILFNLSWFLIFGGMIERTFGSVKLLMLYVVASAITGYVQNYVSGPAFFGLSGVVYAVLGYVFIRDKLNHHLFDLPEGFFTMLLVGIALGFISPLFGVEMGNAAHISGLIVGLIWGFIDSKLRKNSLE, from the coding sequence ATGAAAAACTTTTTAGCTCAACAAGGAAAAATCACGCTAATTCTCACCGCACTTTGTGTGCTTATTTATCTTGCTCAACAGCTGGGTTTTGAAGACGATATTATGTATTTGATGCATTACCCCGCTTACGAAGAGCAAGATAGTGAAGTGTGGCGTTATATTTCACATACATTGGTACATTTATCTAATTTGCATATTTTGTTTAATCTGTCTTGGTTTCTTATTTTCGGTGGAATGATTGAACGCACTTTTGGTTCGGTCAAATTATTGATGTTGTATGTTGTAGCATCTGCCATAACAGGATATGTGCAAAATTATGTGTCTGGCCCCGCTTTCTTTGGGCTTTCTGGTGTTGTATATGCGGTTCTAGGTTATGTATTTATACGTGATAAATTGAATCATCATTTATTTGATCTGCCAGAAGGTTTTTTCACAATGTTATTGGTGGGGATCGCATTAGGTTTTATTAGCCCCTTATTTGGTGTTGAAATGGGAAATGCTGCACATATTTCAGGCTTGATTGTCGGCTTGATTTGGGGATTTATTGATAGCAAATTGCGCAAAAATTCGCTAGAGTAA
- a CDS encoding DeoR/GlpR family transcriptional regulator, translating into MKQSLRHQKIIKLVEQSGYLSTEELVAALDVSPQTIRRDLNILAELDLIRRHHGGAASPSSAENSDYVDRKQFFSLQKNNIAQEVAKLIPNGASLFIDIGTTPEAVANALLGHEKLRIVTNNLNAAHLLRQNESFDIVMAGGSLRMDGGIIGEATVNFISQFRLDFGILGISAIDADGSLLDYDYHEVQVKRAIIESSRQTLLVADHSKFTRQAIVRLGELSDVEYLFTGDVPEGIVNYLKEQKTKLVLCNGKVR; encoded by the coding sequence ATGAAACAATCGTTACGCCATCAAAAAATTATTAAACTGGTGGAACAATCTGGCTATTTAAGCACGGAAGAATTGGTTGCTGCCTTAGATGTTAGCCCTCAAACGATTCGTCGTGATTTGAATATTTTGGCGGAGTTAGATTTAATTCGCCGCCATCACGGTGGTGCGGCATCGCCATCTTCTGCAGAAAATTCTGATTACGTGGATCGTAAACAATTCTTTTCATTACAAAAAAATAATATTGCACAGGAAGTTGCAAAGTTGATTCCTAACGGTGCATCGTTGTTTATTGATATTGGTACGACGCCAGAGGCTGTTGCCAATGCGTTGCTTGGCCACGAAAAACTCAGAATTGTGACGAACAATCTGAATGCCGCTCATCTTTTACGCCAAAATGAAAGTTTTGATATTGTTATGGCGGGCGGATCATTACGAATGGATGGTGGAATTATCGGCGAAGCTACGGTAAATTTTATTTCTCAATTTCGCCTAGATTTCGGTATTTTAGGGATTAGTGCGATTGATGCAGATGGTTCATTATTGGATTATGATTACCATGAAGTACAAGTAAAACGAGCGATTATTGAAAGTTCACGTCAGACCTTATTAGTGGCCGATCACTCTAAATTTACTCGCCAAGCGATTGTTCGCTTGGGCGAATTAAGTGATGTGGAATATTTGTTTACAGGTGATGTTCCTGAGGGCATTGTCAATTATTTGAAAGAGCAGAAAACGAAATTGGTTTTATGTAATGGTAAAGTGCGGTAA
- the rapA gene encoding RNA polymerase-associated protein RapA, whose product MPFAIGQRWLSESENALGLGVITALDQRTVTIYFPAADETRIYAIAQAPLSRIVFSKGETLSHQAGWQGEILDVQNMNGLLFYLVKNPQDEDVIVQERDISPIISFSQAKDRLFSAQIDRSTHFALRYRTLCHQQAQFKSPLRGLRGTRASLIPHQLHIAAEVGNRVNPRVLLADEVGLGKTIEAGMILQNQLFAEKVQRVLIIVPETLQHQWLVEMLRRFNLHFALFDEERCNDFDLDAVNPFTTESLIICSLNWLETHPNRVEQALDAQFDCLIVDEAHHLVWSETSPSAAYLFVEQLARIIPSVLLLTATPEQLGQESHFARLRLLDPERFFDYQTFVKEQEHYQPVVNAVESLLANKALSAVEKNHISDLLLEQDVEPLFKAIASNNDEEQQRARQELIQALIDRHGTGRMLFRNTRQGVKGFPHRVYHQITLSEENDKIDWLIDFLKLHRDEKIFVICQTAATAIQLEQILREREAIRAAVFHEKMSIIERDRAAAYFADLENGAQVLLSSSIGSEGRNFQFAANLVLFDLPTNPDLLEQCIGRLDRIGQKRDVQIYMPCAKDSPQSRLARWYNEGLNAFEQTCPMGMALFSQFADELEKVRSNSTALSENEFSGLLKQTKTAREKLKIELEKGRDRLLELNSHGGEQAQALADQIADEDNSPELVNFALKLFDIIGVEQEDLGANSIVISPTGTMLVPDFPGLKEEGVTVTFDRELALAREEMEFLTWDHPMIRQGIDLVASGDIGKAAMALLVNKQLPAGTLLIELIYVVESQSPKGLQLNRFLPPTPIRLLLDNKGNNMGEQVAFETLHSKLKPLGKNIANQMVKMARSNIESLITRGDQLVKSLAEPIIAEAKNQADQQLSAEINRLQALRAVNKNIRQSEIDILEQQRTQSLDELSKANWRLDCLRVIVTNKE is encoded by the coding sequence ATGCCCTTTGCTATTGGTCAGCGTTGGTTAAGTGAAAGTGAAAACGCTTTAGGATTAGGTGTTATTACCGCATTAGATCAACGAACTGTTACTATTTATTTCCCCGCAGCAGATGAAACGAGGATATATGCTATAGCGCAAGCGCCTTTAAGCCGAATTGTATTTAGTAAAGGTGAAACCTTATCCCATCAAGCTGGCTGGCAAGGCGAGATTTTAGACGTTCAAAATATGAACGGTTTGTTGTTTTATTTAGTTAAAAATCCACAAGATGAAGATGTTATTGTGCAAGAACGTGATATTTCGCCGATTATTTCTTTTAGCCAAGCAAAAGATCGCCTCTTTTCAGCGCAAATTGATCGCAGTACTCATTTTGCATTGCGTTATCGCACGCTTTGTCATCAGCAAGCACAATTTAAATCGCCATTGCGTGGTTTACGCGGAACGCGTGCAAGTTTAATTCCCCATCAGCTTCATATTGCAGCTGAAGTCGGTAATCGAGTTAATCCTCGCGTGTTATTGGCGGATGAGGTTGGTTTAGGGAAAACCATTGAAGCAGGAATGATTTTGCAGAATCAACTTTTTGCTGAGAAAGTGCAACGTGTTCTTATTATCGTGCCAGAAACCTTGCAACATCAATGGCTGGTGGAAATGCTTCGTCGTTTTAATTTGCATTTTGCACTTTTTGATGAAGAACGTTGCAACGATTTTGATCTTGATGCCGTTAATCCGTTTACAACTGAAAGCTTAATTATTTGTTCGCTGAATTGGTTAGAAACGCATCCAAACCGAGTAGAGCAGGCACTTGATGCTCAATTTGATTGCTTAATTGTGGACGAAGCACATCATCTGGTGTGGTCTGAAACCTCGCCAAGTGCAGCTTATTTATTCGTTGAACAGCTTGCTCGTATCATTCCATCCGTCTTGTTACTCACTGCAACTCCAGAACAACTTGGGCAAGAAAGTCATTTTGCTCGTTTGCGCTTACTGGATCCAGAACGTTTCTTTGATTATCAAACCTTTGTGAAAGAGCAGGAACACTATCAACCTGTGGTTAATGCCGTTGAATCTTTGTTGGCAAATAAGGCATTAAGTGCGGTCGAAAAAAATCATATTTCTGATTTATTGCTTGAACAAGATGTCGAGCCACTTTTTAAAGCAATTGCATCAAATAATGATGAAGAACAACAGCGTGCCCGTCAGGAATTGATTCAAGCCTTAATTGATCGTCACGGCACGGGGCGAATGTTATTCCGCAATACACGTCAAGGCGTGAAAGGTTTTCCGCACCGTGTTTATCATCAAATTACTCTCTCTGAAGAGAATGATAAAATTGATTGGCTGATTGATTTCCTCAAACTACATCGCGATGAAAAAATCTTTGTGATTTGCCAGACGGCGGCAACTGCGATTCAGTTAGAACAAATTTTACGTGAACGTGAGGCGATTCGCGCCGCAGTGTTTCACGAAAAAATGTCGATTATCGAACGGGATAGAGCCGCGGCTTATTTTGCGGATTTAGAAAACGGCGCGCAGGTTTTACTGAGCTCGAGTATTGGCTCGGAAGGGCGTAACTTCCAATTCGCAGCAAATTTAGTGTTATTTGATTTACCGACAAATCCTGATTTATTGGAACAATGTATTGGCCGATTAGATCGTATTGGACAAAAACGTGATGTGCAAATTTATATGCCTTGTGCGAAAGATTCACCTCAAAGTCGTTTAGCACGTTGGTACAATGAGGGATTGAATGCTTTTGAACAAACTTGTCCAATGGGAATGGCATTATTTTCTCAGTTTGCCGATGAGTTGGAAAAAGTGCGGTCAAATTCTACCGCACTTTCAGAGAATGAATTTTCTGGATTATTAAAACAAACTAAAACCGCACGGGAAAAACTCAAGATTGAGTTAGAAAAAGGTCGCGATCGTTTATTAGAGCTAAATTCTCATGGCGGTGAGCAAGCACAAGCGTTAGCGGATCAAATCGCTGATGAAGATAATTCGCCAGAGCTTGTGAATTTTGCTTTAAAATTATTTGATATTATTGGCGTAGAGCAAGAAGATCTTGGGGCTAATAGTATTGTAATTAGTCCAACTGGGACAATGCTTGTGCCCGATTTTCCAGGTTTAAAAGAAGAAGGTGTGACGGTTACCTTTGATCGAGAACTTGCCCTTGCCCGCGAAGAAATGGAATTCTTGACTTGGGATCATCCTATGATTCGTCAAGGTATTGATCTTGTTGCTTCGGGGGATATTGGCAAAGCCGCAATGGCATTGCTTGTGAATAAACAACTGCCCGCTGGAACCTTATTAATTGAATTGATTTACGTGGTGGAAAGCCAATCGCCAAAAGGGTTACAGCTCAATCGTTTCTTGCCACCAACGCCTATTCGTCTGCTGCTTGATAACAAAGGAAATAACATGGGTGAGCAGGTTGCCTTTGAAACATTGCATAGCAAATTGAAACCACTTGGTAAAAATATTGCTAATCAAATGGTAAAAATGGCACGGAGCAACATTGAATCCTTGATCACGCGAGGTGATCAACTGGTAAAATCCTTGGCAGAACCGATTATTGCTGAAGCTAAAAATCAAGCAGATCAACAATTAAGCGCAGAAATTAACCGTTTGCAGGCTTTGCGAGCAGTGAATAAAAATATTCGCCAAAGCGAAATTGATATTTTGGAACAACAACGAACACAATCACTGGACGAGCTTTCTAAAGCAAATTGGCGTTTGGATTGCTTGCGTGTCATTGTGACGAACAAGGAATAA
- the fucI gene encoding L-fucose isomerase: MALATQSNRIKIGIRPTIDGRRMGVRESLETQTIRMAQSVAQLLQTHIRHTDGTFVECVVADSTIGGVTEAAACADKFKRENVGLTITVTPCWCYGSETIDMDPHMPKAIWGFNGTERPGAVYLAAALAGHSQLGLPAFSIYGTEVQEADDTNIPEDVKEKLLRFARAGLAVASIRGKSYLSIGSVSMGIAGSIVNQAFFQEYLGMRNEYVDMMEIKRRLDRKIYDQEEVDLALSWVKQYCKEGVDVNSLENQRNAEERAELWENVVKMTIITRDLMVGNPKLATLNYAEEALGHNAIAAGFQGQRHWTDHLPNGDFMEAMLNSTYDWNGVRPPYILATENDSLNAIGMLFGHQLTGKAQIFADVRTYWSQDSVERVTGWRPESGFIHLINSGSAALDGTGEHQDAQGNPTLKPAWDVTEEEAKRCLENTRWCPAVHEYFRGGGLSSQFLTKGGIPFTMHRINLIKGLGPVLQIAEGWSIDLPQDVHNKLNQRTNETWPTTWFVPRLTGKGAFTDVYSVMANWGANHCVATHGHVGADLITLASMLRIPVCMHNVSEKNIFRPSAWNGFGQDKEGQDYRACQNFGPLYK; the protein is encoded by the coding sequence ATTGCTCTTGCTACTCAATCAAATCGTATAAAAATCGGTATTCGTCCAACTATTGATGGTCGTCGAATGGGGGTTCGAGAATCTCTTGAAACCCAAACAATACGTATGGCTCAATCTGTTGCTCAATTATTACAAACACATATTCGTCATACAGATGGTACTTTCGTTGAATGTGTAGTTGCAGATAGCACTATCGGCGGTGTAACCGAAGCAGCCGCCTGTGCGGATAAATTTAAACGCGAAAACGTTGGATTAACCATTACCGTTACCCCTTGTTGGTGTTATGGCTCAGAAACCATTGATATGGATCCTCACATGCCTAAAGCAATTTGGGGATTTAACGGTACGGAACGCCCAGGTGCGGTTTACTTGGCTGCCGCCCTTGCTGGTCATTCTCAATTAGGACTACCAGCCTTTTCCATTTACGGCACAGAAGTTCAAGAAGCCGATGACACAAACATTCCTGAAGATGTAAAAGAAAAATTATTGCGTTTTGCTCGTGCTGGGCTTGCTGTTGCAAGTATTCGAGGAAAATCCTATTTATCTATTGGGTCAGTTTCCATGGGAATTGCAGGTTCTATTGTAAATCAAGCTTTCTTCCAAGAATATTTAGGTATGCGTAATGAATATGTGGATATGATGGAAATTAAACGCCGTTTAGACCGCAAAATTTATGATCAAGAAGAAGTTGATTTAGCCTTGAGTTGGGTTAAACAATATTGCAAAGAAGGGGTTGATGTAAATAGCCTAGAGAATCAACGCAATGCGGAAGAGCGTGCAGAACTTTGGGAAAATGTTGTGAAAATGACCATTATCACTCGTGATTTGATGGTAGGAAATCCAAAATTAGCAACATTAAATTATGCAGAAGAAGCCTTAGGTCATAATGCCATTGCAGCAGGTTTTCAAGGGCAGCGTCATTGGACTGATCATTTGCCAAACGGCGATTTTATGGAGGCAATGCTCAATTCAACTTATGACTGGAATGGCGTGCGTCCACCTTATATTCTTGCCACGGAAAATGATAGTTTAAATGCAATAGGAATGTTATTTGGGCATCAATTAACTGGCAAAGCTCAAATTTTCGCAGATGTGCGTACTTATTGGAGTCAAGATTCGGTTGAGCGTGTTACTGGATGGCGACCTGAAAGTGGATTCATTCATTTAATCAATTCAGGTTCAGCTGCACTTGATGGAACGGGAGAACATCAAGATGCTCAAGGCAATCCAACTTTAAAACCAGCATGGGATGTTACCGAAGAAGAAGCAAAACGCTGCTTAGAAAATACACGTTGGTGCCCTGCTGTTCACGAATATTTTCGAGGGGGCGGTTTATCTTCTCAATTCCTAACCAAAGGTGGCATACCGTTTACAATGCACCGTATTAATCTTATTAAAGGTTTAGGTCCCGTTTTACAAATTGCGGAAGGCTGGTCAATCGACTTACCTCAAGATGTACATAATAAATTAAATCAACGTACTAATGAAACTTGGCCAACAACATGGTTTGTTCCACGTTTAACTGGAAAAGGTGCATTTACTGATGTGTATTCAGTCATGGCAAATTGGGGAGCAAATCACTGTGTAGCGACTCACGGTCATGTGGGGGCTGATCTAATCACTCTTGCTTCAATGTTACGCATTCCAGTCTGTATGCATAATGTATCAGAGAAAAATATTTTCCGCCCTAGCGCTTGGAATGGATTTGGTCAAGACAAGGAAGGGCAAGATTATCGAGCTTGCCAAAACTTTGGTCCGCTTTATAAATAA
- a CDS encoding methionine ABC transporter permease, whose amino-acid sequence MFNDFLATFSQQLTPQMWGVVATATYETVYISFASTLLAVVVGVPVGVWTFLTGKNEILQNNRTHFMLNTIINIGRSIPFIILLLILLPVTRFIVGTVLGTTAAIIPLSICAMPFVARLTANALMEIPNGLTEAAQAMGATKWQIVRKFYLSEALPTLINGITLTLVTLVGYSAMAGTQGGGGLGSLAINYGVYRNMPYVTWMATIIIVLFVMISQKLGDTLARKVDHR is encoded by the coding sequence ATGTTCAATGATTTCTTGGCAACATTCAGCCAGCAATTAACACCTCAAATGTGGGGTGTTGTCGCAACAGCAACTTATGAAACTGTTTATATCAGCTTTGCATCTACTTTACTTGCCGTAGTAGTCGGCGTGCCTGTGGGTGTATGGACTTTCTTAACTGGAAAAAATGAGATTTTACAAAACAACCGCACTCATTTTATGTTAAACACGATTATTAATATTGGGCGTTCCATTCCATTTATTATTTTGCTCCTAATCTTATTACCTGTAACTCGTTTCATCGTGGGAACCGTATTAGGTACAACAGCAGCAATTATTCCATTGAGTATTTGTGCAATGCCATTCGTGGCTCGCTTAACTGCTAATGCACTAATGGAAATTCCAAATGGTTTAACCGAAGCAGCTCAAGCAATGGGGGCTACTAAATGGCAAATTGTTCGTAAATTCTATTTGTCAGAAGCTCTACCTACGCTAATTAATGGCATCACGCTCACGCTAGTCACTTTAGTTGGTTACTCAGCAATGGCGGGGACGCAAGGCGGCGGTGGTTTAGGTAGCCTCGCTATCAACTACGGCGTATATCGCAATATGCCTTATGTCACTTGGATGGCAACCATTATTATTGTGCTATTCGTTATGATTAGCCAAAAACTCGGCGATACACTGGCTAGAAAAGTGGATCATCGTTAA